CTGAAACAACAGTAGGCTTTAGGATATCTTTTCTCCAAACCAGCCATAGGTTTGAATCTTTCCCAACCCTTGAATTGCATATAATATCTGTTTCAAAACCCATCTTACCATATAATCTCACTGGGAAAACCGATGAATCAATCATGGGTTCAGCTAGACATAGAAAATCTGGATTTTTATCCATTACAAAAAATTTTAGGGCCATACGAGCTGAGGTTTTTTTAAAACCTCTCACATTCCAGAAAAAGAACTTCATACCTTACTTCTTTGCGGTGGCTATACGGTCAGACCTTCTCGTCTGCTCCGTATTGGCCAAAATCTTCTCCCTCCTGTGCCTACCATCCTCAGTATGGGTTTTTTCAGCTGCATTAATCAGAGCATCCGCAGCTGCAATTTTCTTATGATGAATCACTATCGCACCTTCATGAAGCGAGCTTGGAGAGATGGAAGAAATAACATGTTCAACGTCATTCTCATCTCCACAGTCACTCCCTGCTAAGAAGGAACGCCTTGATGAATCAGAGTCCGAACAATTTCCTCCCTACAGCCTGAATTTTGGATATGTGACCTGGATTTAGATGACCCGGGTCCATGTCCAACGTTTTGAGCTTTATGAAAAGTTTCCTGGGTTGGGCACACGTCACTTTCCTTATTTAAAGGAATCACCACATGAATTAGACCCGGGCCTTGACTTGGTAAAACCAGATTTGAAATCCCTCCCTCCATAGAAGGACTCTCTCTGATTGGCTGGCTAGTAACACCCAAATTTCCTTCCAAGAATGGCGTACCGGAATCTCTCCCTACCTCACTTGGATTTCCACCATGGCCACCTCTCCCTTGACCACCGCCTGGCCTGAAAATGCCCAAAGAAGGCCTAAAAACTGCATTAGCTTCATCAATAATATGAGCAGCCCCATCATCGTAAGCCTCTTCCCTTGTTTCATCCTCATATACAGCTCCAGGAACTTGAGGATGGTTCCTTACTTCAGCAGGTTTTCTAAATTTATAGGCAGACATATTATGCCCCGATCGTTTACAGTACCCTCAGATTCCCAGAGAGTCTTCATAGACTATGGATTGCTTGAACCAAAACAAATCAGAAGAGCCTGGTTGTCTTCGTTCGACCTGAATTTACTCTAAACGTTTTCCTCCTAATTCCATCTCAACCTGCACGCGAGAAAATCTCCCCATAGATGCATTGCGAGTGCATCGATCAATGGCCACCGGCCGTCCTGTAGCTTTCGCCATCGTTAGGAGAATTTTATCATGCCAATACTCAAGTGGAAGATTTGGAAAACGAATCCAAACCAACTTGGTACTGACATGCTTGTCATGGATGCTGAAGTCCTGTCTCCAACGCTGAAAACGAATAACTTGCCCTTCAACTTTTATGAAATTCCTTCTCCATATCAAGGCCATGTCTGCCTCAGTTTCAAATTGAAAGAGGATAAAACCTTTGCCCATAGGCGCTAAAACCACCCTACCCTTCAGATTCCAGGACTCTCTCGCCTCCTTACGAATGGCATCCATGGAGACAAACCTGAAATTAGTTCTCCCAATAAGAGCAAATAGAAAGCCTTCTAATCTCTCCTCATATGCCTCTTGGGGAACAATGATCTTGGTCTAGACCCAACATAATTGGATCAGGTAGATCATCCACCTCAGGAAGTCCTCTTCCCACAACAGTCGAGAAGGAGCATTTAGGGAGATGAGGATTTCCACCGCCACCATCATCCACAATCTTCTCCCTATTATCAGGTTCCAAAACTGTTTGCAAGAGCTCAATAATCAACGGTTGCTACCCTCAAGAGAGGGAAGGAGCACCATCCGGAACTTGCCCATCTCCAAGGGCGTTAGCCTCTTCCTCAGAGCAAGTCTCTCCTGTCATCTTTTTCAAAAaacatataacaaaaaaattgaaattattccTTGGCGCCGACTGCGCCGGTTCCTTAGCAATCTGTTTCCCTTAActtctacttttctttttccctatcttagtttggatccatgtagccgaccctattaagttgggataaggattTGTTGTATTAGAAGTTGATTAATTATATTAAATTACTTGTATTGTATGTTGACTATAtcccaaaatttttatttttgaattctttaataaattttttattgaacATGGATATATCTATAGCCAGTTTTTGTGTtgtccattttattttttttccaaacttttaaccattttataaattttaaatttaattaataaccATCtgtctattttctatttttttccaaatataatttttttaatgatagaTTGAACAATATGGCCTTATTCATTATCACATTATCACCAAAAAGCACATGAATATGCAGttgaataccaaaaaaaaaaaatattatatatatatagagagagagagagatcatagtATGGTACATCAGGTGCTTCTGTTAAGCTACGGTTAGTTCATTGCATGCGTATCATAAAGTGTATCCCACATGTTtcacttaggaaagaaaaatggatatgaaggaaagatggaaagaaataaggggggaggggggaaatatagatggaaagggaaaaaaaaataaaagaaatttgaaaagaatATGGAAAGGAAGGGAGAATAAAATTTTTACGTTGAAATTATCAACTAATTAATAATGTGGCACTGATTCCTACATGGTCAACCTAGATAGGCTTTTCTTTACTACTCAAATTTCATCCACATGGTAATTCCACTAGAGGCTTAAATTCTAGTGATGTAGATTGTCTAAGTCAACACCGTCCATCTGTCAAATTTGAGCCTTGATTAGATGAGAATTTAGCTTTTGCAACTTTAAGTAACTTCAATTCAACCATTGAAATTCAAAGGTAAAAGTTCAAATAGGGTGAGCCATACTAAAATAGAGATTGAATCCGAAGCTTGACAAATGACTAATCCAAAGGGAATAACCATCCAATGGTTATTTAGACTAAAGCAACCTTCCACATGACCTAAAATTGTTTGACCACTAAAACAAGGTTGTTTATCAGGCCTTACAATGGACATTTTCCTttaatccatatttttttttttttattgaacttTGTTATTACTCATTTTAGGAGAGGAAGTGAATCGAAATGGTATGGTCTTGTTCAAATATTACTGGCAAGTGTCAAGTTATAAACACAGAAATGTGTTAGGCACATAGTCCTCCTGATAAAACCTATCTTGCTTTGCCTATATAATGAATGATTGAGTAAATTGACAAACTCTTTTTACTTGAAAAAATCCCTatttaaatgttatttatagaaTAAACGATTAATGATTGTTGTTAGAGATAATTTGAAGGTTTTATTGTATTATACAAGATTTATGAGATTattaatgatttattttatttttttggaatattaatatgaaattaaaaataattaatgctttaattaaataataatgtgttgaatatataaattaattgaTACTTcataattaataatttaaaattaataataaactaGTTATTAATTATACAATAATGCTTAATTTAAACATGCaattaataaaaatcaaattaattaatGAACCTACATTCTAATTAAttaaaactaataaattaataGTTATCTAATTCATcaattatctatttattttattttatttaaataatttgcCAATTACCtgaaataataaactaattttaagtaattaaaataatataaagtaTCATTTTATATTAATAAACTAATTATTGCTATAACTCATTGTTGGAAAACTAGGTATTCTGACCCGACTCGTCCTCTTCAAAACCTGACGAGTCATGTCAAATTTCCCCCTGTCATTTCCATTCTTTCTTAAGCAATCCAAAtagataattaattaataaattaaattagataagatagaataaaagtgtttgttcttttaattttttttgtgaagaCCAACATTCATTGTCTCTTGGATGAAAGTGATAAGATCTGACTTGAAAATGTCATGGTCATAAATCATAatctttttaattaaaatttagatggATACATTCAATAGTCAATAGACTCAGTGTAGAAGACCTTACACATTACATTTAACAtcattaaaatatatttcaGTTAAAAAATTATTCAGAAAAGCTGAATCAAATTTTTGACAAGAATCAGTCATTTTGTTGTGACTTGGGAAAACAACTGAGTCTTGAATGACTTGGTATGATTTGGTCAGAGACAtgtcattttttaatacagGACAAGTCTCTGTGACTCTTGACCAGGTTTCTAATTTTTGACCAAACTCAGCCGAATTTCCTTGGTCAAATCTTAGTTTGCCAACAATGCTATAACTAAGAAGATTTAAttaatccaaaataaaataatattttttttaaatcaaactaaTTTAAATCTAATTTATTCTCATTAATTTTAACTATTTTATGCTAActaaatggaaaataaaaggagagaagagtATATATCCTTGACCCCTAATTAATTGGGTCAGGGGGATCTTAATAATTCAAAGGTGTGGGCCTCCTTTTCAATGGAATCTTTCCATTGTTGGGCTTTTCTGTGCAACTTGAAGTTTCTTGGAACCTCTGAATCTCTTTTGGAGAAAATATTAAACTAGATAATTTCCAATggattttttgtaatttttcaaattttatttttggaattttcCAATCATGAAATATTGAAGGtcaaaaattaatgaaaatttggGATGAAAAATTGGTTTAGTGGTGTACATTTATaaggcttaaaaaaaaaaaaaaaaaacaattttttgaagggtttttgttccaaagttgctgtcagccatatttctctctaactaaagtggaaattaagATTGGGNNNNNNNNNNNNNNNNNNNNNNNNNNNNNNNNNNNNNNNNNNNNNNNNNNNNNNNNNNNNNNNNNNNNNNNNNNNNNNNNNNNNNNNNNNNNNNNNNNNNNNNNNNNNNNNNNNNNNNNNNNNNNNNNNNNNNNNNNNNNNNNNNNNNNNNNNNNNNNNNNNNNNNNNNNNNNNNNNNNNNNNNNNNNNNNNNNNNNNNNNNNNNNNNNNNNNNNNNNNNNNNNNNNNNNNNNNNNNNNNNNNNNNNNNNNNNNNNNNNNNNNNNNNNNNNNNNNNNNNNNNNNNNNNNNNNNNNNNNNNNNNNNNNNNNNNNNNNNNNNNNNNNNNNNNNNNNNNNNNNNNNNNNNNNNNNNNNNNNNNNNNNNNNNNNNNNNNNNNNNNNNNNNNNNNNNNNNNNNNNNNNNNNNNNNNNNNNNNNNNNNNNNNNNNNNNNNNNNNNNNNNNNNNNNNNNNNNNNNNNNNNNNNNNNNNNNNNNNNNNNNNNNNNNNNNNNNNNNNNNNNNNNNNNNNNNNNNNNNNNNNNNNNNNNNNNNNNNNNNNNNNNNNNNNNNNNNNNNNNNNNNNNNNNNNNNNNNNNNNNNNNNNNNNNNNNNNNNNNNNNNNNNNNNNNNNNNNNNNNNNNNNNNNNNNNNNNNNNNNNNNNNNNNNNNNNNNNNNNNNNNNNNNNNNNNNNNNNNNNNNNNNNNNNNNNNNNNNNNNNNNNNNNNNNNNNNNNNNNNNNNNNNNNNNNNNNNNNNNNNNNNNNNNNNNNNNNNNNNNNNNNNNNNNNNNNNNNNNNNNNNNNNNNNNNNNNNNNNNNNNNNNNNNNNNNNNNNNNNNNNNNNNNNNNNNNNNNNNNNNNNNNNNNNNNNNNNNNNNNNNNNNNNNNNNNNNNNNNNNNNNNNNNNNNNNNNNNNNNNNNNNNNNNNNNNNNNNNNNNNNNNNNNNNNNNNNNNNNNNNNNNNNNNNNNNNNNNNNNNNNNNNNNNNNNNNNNNNNNNNNNNNNNNNNNNNNNNNNNNNNNNNNNNNNNNNNNNNNNNNNNNNNNNNNNNNNNNNNNNNNNNNNNNNNNNNNNNNNNNNNNNNNNNNNNNNNNNNNNNNNNNNNNNNNNNNNNNNNNNNNNNNNNNNNNNNNNNNNNNNNNNNNNNNNNNNNNNNNNNNNNNNNNNNNNNNNNNNNNNNNNNNNNNNNNNNNNNNNNNNNNNNNNNNNNNNNNNNNNNNNNNNNNNNNNNNNNNNNNNNNNNNNNNNNNNNNNNNNNNNNNNNNNNNNNNNNNNNNNNNNNNNNNNNNNNNNNNNNNNNNNNNNNNNNNNNNNNNNNNNNNNNNNNNNNNNNNNNNNNNNNNNNNNNNNNNNNNNNNNNNNNNNNNNNNNNNNNNNNNNNNNNNNNNNNNNNNNNNNNNNNNNNNNNNNNNNNNNNNNNNNNNNNNNNNNNNNNNNNNNNNNNNNNNNNNNNNNNNNNNNNNNNNNNNNNNNNNNNNNNNNNNNNNNNNNNNNNNNNNNNNNNNNNNNNNNNNNNNNNNNNNNNNNNNNNNNNNNNNNNNNNNNNNNNNNNNNNNNNNNNNNNNNNNNNNNNNNNNNNNNNNNNNNNNNNNNNNNNNNNNNNNNNNNNNNNNNNNNNNNNNNNNNNNNNNNNNNNNNNNNNNNNNNNNNNNNNNNNNNNNNNNNNNNNNNNNNNNNNNNNNNNNNNNNNNNNNNNNNNNNNNNNNNNNNNNNNNNNNNNNNNNNNNNNNNNNNNNNNNNNNNNNNNNNNNNNNNNNNNNNNNNNNNNNNNNNNNNNNNNNNNNNNNNNNNNNNNNNNNNNNNNNNNNNNNNNNNNNNNNNNNNNNNNNNNNNNNNNNNNNNNNNNNNNNNNNNNNNNNNNNNNNNNNNNNNNNNNNNNNNNNNNNNNNNNNNNNNNNNNNNNNNNNNNNNNNNNNNNNNNNNNNNNNNNNNNNNNNNNNNNNNNNNNNNNNNNNNNNNNNNNNNNNNNNNNNNNNNNNNNNNNNNNNNNNNNNNNNNNNNNNNNNNNNNNNNNNNNNNNNNNNNNNNNNNNNNNNNNNNNNNNNNNNNNNNNNNNNNNNNNNNNNNNNNNNNNNNNNNNNNNNNNNNNNNNNNNNNNNNNNNNNNNNNNNNNNNNNNNNNNNNNNNNNNNNNNNNNNNNNNNNNNNNNNNNNNNNNNNNNGGGAATGAAGGTCCCAAGAGAAATTCCCCTTGATTATCTCAACTGCAATCTCAACACCATTTTTTGGAGGCTTTTGTACTAtatatgaatgaaaatcatCGAGGCAGAGGAATGAGGTTATCCTACTAAGGGAAACTTTAGTTTGAACTACCATGGAGATTGTGTCTGGGAGATTATAAATGGGTCCTCGTAATATCTCAAATATTGCAAGTGCAGATATAATCTTTCCTGACTCTAGCGGAATTCCCATGAGCATACAGAATCCAAAAGTTACCATAGATACAAACATGGGAGTAGTTAAGTAGATAAAGGCAATCACAGCGGCTGaataaagtaatttttttatccACACTGTTTCAAAGTTCCTGAGCTCAGTTATTTTAGCCAAGAACTTCATTTCCCAACACTGGAGCTTGAGAATCCTCATATTCCTCAGAGCCTCAGATGTCACTTTCATACGTTGATCCTTTGAATCCATCAATTCTTTATGAAATTTCTCTTGTAGTTTTTCAAGTGGAACATTTGCCAACATCAAAATAATTGTGGCAACAAAAGCTACAAGTGAAGCTAGCCCAAGTCTCTCATATAAGATTAATAATGCTAGAATAATCTGAACAGGAACTTTCCATATATTGTGTAAGTACCAACTGAAAAGGCCAATCCTTGCAACATCAACGCTCATCAAATTAATATTCTCCCCACTAGTGTGGCCCTGTTTTGACTGGCTTGAAAGTCTAAGACCCTTTTTATAGATTAATGAGAACAATATAGCACGAATTTTAATTCCCATCTTTCGTAATTGAAAGAACAAAAGTCTTTCTGAGATGCACCGTATGAgcttggaaagaaagaaaataaacactaaTGCATAGCCTTTATATTTTAGTTGGTGAGGGCTACTAAGATACTGAACAAATGCATAAATAAAATATGGTCCAACATAAGAAGCCAATATGCATACAATGGAGAATATAGCTGTCCATAGAATTTCTTTCCACGTTGAAAGAATCAATGCCTTCACCAACTTGAGTGTAGTTATTTGACGACCATTACCATTGTCATTACCATCAGATTCAAGTTTATTGTTAAAATGAGCAAAGACCATGTTGGCACTATCACAATTGGCAAGATGAGGAACATCTTCATGGTCCAATGTTTTTTTATATCCAAGTGCAAGCAAAGGGCCCATCCAAGCAAAAGTTAAAATACTAATAAGATTGGCATTTGCATAAGGAGTTACACTCTCTCCACCAACATTTGATCCTTGTTTATTGTTACCATTTCTTCTATTGGAACTAATTTTCAAAAGAGGATCCAAAATATGGGTATCTTCATCGTCTTTCTCCTTTCCAAACAACCCAACATAACAAAAGAACAAACTAGCAACAATGGATACAACATCAGATGCCCATAGCAGGAATGATAAGGATGAATATTTCCAATATAAATCCAAACCCAAATGTATAATAAGATATGACAAAGACATAAGGAAGTAGAAGGCCCACCATATCCTTACTAGAATAGGGAACTTTCGCTCATTTAAAGGAGAAAATTGGACATGCAAGTAAACTGAGATCACAAACCAAGTGACTGTTCTGAATGCAAAATCCAATTGTGCAAAAATCTTTAGATCATGCCATCCATGTCTATCGCCAGATAGGAAGTTTGACACACATAGGAGAAGATCACATAAAGACAAACCCATGCAAGATATAAAGGCTAACCAATAATATAAAAAGTATGTATTTTGCAACATTGGTTTTGAATTGTCAAGGTTAATCGCCGCATGTCTCTTGCAAGACCAAGAAATGGATAAAACTAATAAGAAGATTAGGTGTGAAGAAGCAGAAAACCCATGCAGAAAAATGATTGTTGgagaaaaaatccaaatattcatttcattctttgattcttcaaattcttcaaaactATCCATGTTTCCAAATTTTCTTTTAGTCTGTTTGTAATTTGGTGGCTTAACTCACGAAGATCCAATACAAATTCTATCAACTTGATCACACTGAATTGATGCTGGTGCATTTGTAAAAATGTTATGAAAACTCAAGCATCTAAATACCAATCATTTCCACCTTATGTTTTCCATAAAGACTTAAAGACTAATATTGAAGCCTCCATATCATCCATAGATGTACTTGAacctgttaaaaaaaaaaagataaacatttgaaaataataaagagaaaagagttggcaaattaaaaaaaaaaaaaaaaattaaaaaaaaaatgaagaagttgcATTGATAGAGAGAATTAAAACTTATTATGAGAAGAAATGAGCAAATAAATATTGTTTGCATTAACATATTGGAGCAAATTGCAAATAAAAAGCGCAAAAGTTATGGTGATGATTTGGGAGGATCTTCCACTGAAGAATTTGAAACCCAATCTTCGAAGCACACCCTTCCCATTGTGTGTACTCCTATTTATCACTCTGCTTGCTTGcggccaaagaaatggaataattcactttctcCTTGGTTCACAAATAACCTTTCAGGTTTGAGTATTTTCCGAAATACCCTTCGAGATTCCATATCTTAGGCTGCCAGCAGGGGTTACAGCTACTAAATTTCGTTCCTGTTTTTCTATCTATTGATTTCTCTCTTTACCTTGTTGCTGATCTGTTGCACTTTCTACTtgtatttgtttattatttcttttgttatgtCATCTCTCTCTGTCCCTTTCtacttattatttcttttttccttggatatctttatggggaaaagaagcCTAGAAGGTAGCATGGACCCTTTGCACAGACACAATGGAGGCCTGGAGGGGAAAATAGCCACTTCACACCTCATGAAAGGCAAAAATCTCACCCATGTTGATATTTCTATTAATGTTC
This Macadamia integrifolia cultivar HAES 741 chromosome 10, SCU_Mint_v3, whole genome shotgun sequence DNA region includes the following protein-coding sequences:
- the LOC122092204 gene encoding ABC transporter C family member 7-like codes for the protein MGLSLCDLLLCVSNFLSGDRHGWHDLKIFAQLDFAFRTVTWFVISVYLHVQFSPLNERKFPILVRIWWAFYFLMSLSYLIIHLGLDLYWKYSSLSFLLWASDVVSIVASLFFCYVGLFGKEKDDEDTHILDPLLKISSNRRNGNNKQGSNVGGESVTPYANANLISILTFAWMGPLLALGYKKTLDHEDVPHLANCDSANMVFAHFNNKLESDGNDNGNGRQITTLKLVKALILSTWKEILWTAIFSIVCILASYVGPYFIYAFVQYLSSPHQLKYKGYALVFIFFLSKLIRCISERLLFFQLRKMGIKIRAILFSLIYKKGLRLSSQSKQGHTSGENINLMSVDVARIGLFSWYLHNIWKVPVQIILALLILYERLGLASLVAFVATIILMLANVPLEKLQEKFHKELMDSKDQRMKVTSEALRNMRILKLQCWEMKFLAKITELRNFETVWIKKLLYSAAVIAFIYLTTPMFVSMVTFGFCMLMGIPLESGKIISALAIFEILRGPIYNLPDTISMMTGETCSEEEANALGDGQVPDVLEPDNREKIVDDGGGGNPHLPKCSFSTVVGRGLPEVDDLPDPIMFVSMDAIRKEARESWNLKGRVVLAPMGKGFILFQFETEADMALIWRRNFIKVEGQVIRFQRWRQDFSIHDKHVSTKLVWIRFPNLPLEYWHDKILLTMAKATGRPVAIDRCTRNASMGRFSRVQVEMELGGKRLE